A genome region from Actinomycetes bacterium includes the following:
- a CDS encoding decaprenylphospho-beta-D-erythro-pentofuranosid-2-ulose 2-reductase, giving the protein MIDALGAPQSLLVLGGTSEIALAVAERLVRDRVRRVGLVGRDSVGVSQAAVRLRAAGATEVLERTFDAAAAGEHEKLVEDLFGVGDWDVVLLAFGVLPDQAAAEDDVDLAVAVAEVNYVGVVSLGLRTAQRLRAQGHGVLVLLSSVAAERPRRSNFVYGSAKAGADALATGLGDALRGSGARVLVVRPGFVRTRMTHGLPEAPLATTPEAVAEAVADGIAKGRSTVWVPGTMRWVMSGLRHLPRPVFRRLDL; this is encoded by the coding sequence GTGATCGACGCCCTCGGTGCCCCGCAGTCGCTGCTCGTCCTCGGGGGCACCTCGGAGATCGCGCTGGCCGTCGCGGAACGGCTGGTCCGCGACCGGGTCCGTCGGGTCGGGCTGGTCGGACGTGACTCGGTCGGGGTGTCCCAGGCCGCGGTGCGGCTGCGGGCCGCCGGTGCGACCGAGGTGCTGGAGCGGACCTTCGACGCGGCCGCGGCCGGTGAGCACGAGAAGCTCGTCGAGGACCTGTTCGGCGTCGGCGACTGGGACGTCGTGCTGCTGGCCTTCGGCGTGCTGCCGGACCAGGCGGCCGCCGAGGACGACGTGGACCTCGCCGTGGCCGTCGCCGAGGTCAACTACGTGGGCGTGGTCTCCCTCGGGCTGCGCACCGCCCAGCGGCTGCGCGCGCAGGGCCACGGGGTGCTCGTGCTGCTCAGCTCGGTGGCCGCCGAGCGGCCGCGCCGGTCCAACTTCGTCTACGGCTCGGCCAAGGCCGGCGCGGACGCGCTGGCCACCGGCCTGGGCGACGCGCTGCGCGGCTCGGGCGCCCGGGTGCTCGTCGTCCGGCCCGGCTTCGTGCGCACCCGGATGACCCACGGGCTGCCCGAGGCACCGCTGGCCACCACGCCCGAGGCGGTGGCCGAGGCGGTGGCCGACGGGATCGCCAAGGGCCGCTCGACCGTGTGGGTTCCCGGCACCATGCGCTGGGTGATGTCCGGGCTGCGGCACCTGCCCCGACCGGTCTTCCGCCGGCTCGACCTCTGA
- a CDS encoding FAD-binding oxidoreductase, with translation MPDPAPALLTGWGRTAPTLATVVRPTSVAAAAAAVASAGGRGSLARGLGRSYGDAAQNAGGQVLDLTLLDRVLELDDVDGTVTAEAGLSLDALLRYLLPRGWFVPVTPGTRYVTLGGALAVDVHGKNHHRDGSIASHVTSFDLLLADGSVRQVTPQDDPDLFWATAGGMGLTGIVVSLTLRLVPVTSAWMLVDTVRAPDLDALLAGLVEGDQVSRYSVAWIDCLAGGRHQGRGVITRGDHAPADAVPGSGDPLAYRPNPRITVPPHLPGGLLNPLSVRAFNEAWYRKAPRHRVAEPQRLSTFFHPLDGVQQWNRAYGPRGFLQYQLVVPTDRDDALRAALELLRRSGAPSFLAVLKRFGPADPGPLSFPRPGWTLALDVTASAADLADLLDALDRLVVDAGGAVYLAKDSRLRPELLPRMYPDLDAFRTVRQRVDPTGRFTSDLARRLDL, from the coding sequence GTGCCTGACCCGGCGCCGGCCCTGCTGACCGGGTGGGGGCGCACGGCTCCCACGCTCGCGACCGTCGTCCGCCCGACCAGCGTGGCCGCCGCGGCGGCGGCGGTCGCCTCGGCCGGGGGCCGCGGCAGCCTGGCCAGGGGCCTGGGCCGCTCCTATGGCGACGCCGCGCAGAACGCCGGCGGGCAGGTCCTCGACCTGACCCTGCTGGACCGGGTCCTCGAGCTGGACGACGTCGACGGGACGGTCACCGCCGAGGCCGGGTTGAGCCTGGACGCGCTGCTGAGGTATCTGCTGCCCCGCGGCTGGTTCGTGCCGGTCACCCCGGGCACCCGCTACGTCACCCTCGGCGGGGCGCTGGCGGTCGACGTGCACGGCAAGAACCACCACCGGGACGGCTCGATCGCCAGCCACGTCACGTCGTTCGACCTGCTGCTCGCCGACGGCAGCGTGCGGCAGGTGACCCCGCAGGACGACCCCGACCTGTTCTGGGCCACGGCCGGCGGCATGGGGCTCACCGGCATCGTCGTGTCGCTGACGCTGCGGCTGGTGCCGGTCACCAGCGCGTGGATGCTGGTGGACACTGTGCGGGCGCCCGACCTGGACGCGCTGCTGGCCGGGCTGGTCGAGGGCGACCAGGTGTCCCGCTACTCGGTGGCCTGGATCGACTGCCTGGCCGGTGGCAGGCACCAGGGCCGTGGGGTGATCACCCGCGGCGACCATGCGCCCGCGGACGCCGTCCCGGGCTCCGGCGACCCGCTGGCGTACCGACCGAACCCGCGGATCACCGTGCCCCCGCACCTGCCGGGCGGGCTGCTCAACCCGCTGTCGGTGCGCGCCTTCAACGAGGCCTGGTACCGCAAGGCGCCGCGGCACCGGGTCGCCGAGCCGCAGCGGCTGTCCACCTTCTTCCACCCGCTAGACGGCGTCCAGCAGTGGAACCGTGCCTACGGGCCGCGCGGGTTCCTGCAGTACCAGCTGGTCGTCCCCACCGACCGCGACGACGCGCTGAGGGCCGCCCTCGAGCTGCTGCGGCGGTCCGGGGCGCCGTCGTTTCTGGCCGTGCTCAAGCGGTTCGGGCCGGCCGATCCCGGCCCGCTGTCCTTCCCCCGCCCCGGCTGGACCCTGGCCCTGGACGTCACGGCGTCCGCCGCCGACCTGGCCGACCTGCTGGACGCCCTGGACCGGCTGGTCGTGGACGCCGGCGGCGCGGTGTACCTGGCCAAGGACTCGCGGTTGCGCCCCGAGCTGCTGCCCCGGATGTACCCCGACCTGGACGCGTTCCGCACGGTGCGGCAACGTGTCGACCCGACCGGACGCTTCACCTCTGACTTGGCCAGGAGGCTGGACCTGTGA
- a CDS encoding decaprenyl-phosphate phosphoribosyltransferase — protein MVEAALAREEAGGGLIAALRPKQWVKNVLVAAAPLAAGAIFEPTVAVAVVVAFVAFSLAASAGYLVNDLADVEEDRRHPTKRLRPLASGRVSPRTAVVVAVLLAVASLGLAAALSTPGLVAVLAVYLVLTTSYSLWLKHQPVIDLAIVSSGFLLRAMAGGLASHIPLSQWFLIVAAFGSLFVVAGKRYSELVSHPDAGTRKSLDSYTPGYLRFVWSISAGVTITAYCLWAFQVDVNGTPVAWGPVSVAPFVLALLRYAVDVDHGRAGDPEQIVWSDRVLQALVLIWLVTFGIGAFGA, from the coding sequence GTGGTGGAGGCCGCGCTTGCGCGCGAGGAGGCCGGTGGCGGGCTGATCGCTGCGCTGCGGCCGAAGCAGTGGGTGAAGAACGTGCTGGTGGCGGCGGCCCCGCTGGCCGCCGGTGCGATCTTCGAGCCGACGGTGGCCGTGGCCGTGGTGGTGGCGTTCGTCGCGTTCAGCCTGGCCGCCAGCGCCGGCTACCTGGTCAACGACCTGGCCGACGTCGAGGAGGACCGCCGGCACCCGACCAAGCGGCTGCGGCCGCTGGCGTCCGGGCGGGTGTCGCCGCGCACCGCGGTGGTGGTCGCGGTGCTGCTGGCGGTGGCCTCCCTCGGGCTGGCTGCCGCGTTGTCCACCCCGGGGCTGGTCGCGGTGCTGGCGGTGTACCTGGTGCTCACCACGTCGTACTCGCTGTGGCTGAAGCACCAGCCGGTCATCGACCTGGCCATCGTCAGCAGCGGCTTCCTGCTGCGCGCGATGGCCGGCGGCCTGGCCTCGCACATCCCGCTGTCGCAGTGGTTCCTCATCGTGGCCGCGTTCGGGTCGCTGTTCGTGGTGGCCGGCAAGCGGTACTCCGAGCTGGTCAGCCACCCCGACGCCGGGACCCGCAAGTCGCTGGACTCCTACACCCCGGGCTACCTGCGGTTCGTGTGGAGCATCTCCGCCGGCGTCACGATCACGGCGTACTGCCTGTGGGCGTTCCAGGTCGACGTCAACGGCACCCCGGTGGCGTGGGGCCCGGTGTCGGTGGCCCCGTTCGTGCTGGCCCTGCTGCGCTACGCGGTGGACGTCGACCACGGCCGCGCCGGCGACCCCGAGCAGATCGTGTGGTCCGACCGGGTGCTGCAGGCCCTCGTGCTGATCTGGCTGGTGACCTTCGGGATCGGTGCGTTCGGTGCCTGA
- a CDS encoding acetyl-CoA hydrolase/transferase C-terminal domain-containing protein, with protein sequence MKTIAPDVLSSHLASLPENPRVVVSGNFALPASALTLLDAALPTYRLFVLNPQVGVPDREGVIIETPFVGPGVRRSPRLRYIPSRLSLAPVLFRTTTPPDVVLVHTSTPFEGTVSLGTEVNIMPAAVEAARERGALVVAQVNPQMPYTFGDAQLPVECVDLAIEVDEPLASPTPIPLDEVSLSIGERVAHLVNDGSTLQMGIGGVPDATLVGLTGRRSLRIWTEMFSDGVLTLDRAGALDPDRELVASFLFGSQELYRWLNHNRRVRVMRTEKVNDPTLIARNRQMVSVNTALQVDLFGQANASRINARIYSGFGGQTDFIVGSMHSVGGQALMALRSWHPKADVSTIVPLLDEPVTSFQQSAVVTEQGVAPLWGHSQHDQARFLIDQAAHPDVREELWEEAAALGLA encoded by the coding sequence GTGAAGACCATCGCACCCGACGTCCTGTCGTCGCACCTCGCGTCCCTGCCGGAGAACCCGCGCGTGGTCGTGAGCGGTAACTTCGCGCTGCCGGCCTCGGCCCTGACCCTGCTGGACGCGGCGCTGCCGACGTACCGGCTGTTCGTGCTCAACCCGCAGGTGGGCGTCCCCGACCGCGAGGGCGTGATCATCGAGACGCCGTTCGTCGGCCCTGGGGTGCGGCGCAGCCCGCGGTTGCGGTACATCCCCAGCCGGTTGTCGCTGGCGCCCGTCCTGTTTCGGACCACGACCCCGCCGGACGTCGTCCTGGTGCACACCAGCACCCCGTTCGAGGGCACCGTCTCCCTGGGCACCGAGGTCAACATCATGCCGGCCGCGGTGGAGGCGGCCAGGGAGCGTGGCGCCCTGGTCGTCGCCCAGGTCAACCCGCAGATGCCCTACACGTTCGGCGACGCCCAGCTGCCGGTCGAGTGCGTGGACCTGGCCATCGAGGTGGACGAGCCGCTCGCCTCCCCGACCCCGATCCCGCTGGACGAGGTGTCGCTGTCGATCGGCGAGCGGGTGGCCCACCTGGTGAACGACGGGTCCACCCTGCAGATGGGCATCGGCGGCGTCCCGGACGCCACCCTCGTCGGGCTGACCGGCCGGCGGTCGCTGCGGATCTGGACCGAGATGTTCAGCGACGGCGTGCTCACCCTCGACCGGGCCGGCGCACTCGACCCGGACCGGGAGCTGGTGGCCTCGTTCCTGTTCGGCTCCCAGGAGCTGTACCGGTGGCTCAACCACAACCGCCGGGTCCGGGTCATGCGCACCGAGAAGGTCAACGACCCGACGCTGATCGCGCGCAACCGGCAGATGGTCTCGGTCAACACCGCGCTGCAGGTGGACCTGTTCGGGCAGGCCAACGCCTCCCGGATCAACGCGCGCATCTACTCCGGCTTCGGCGGCCAGACCGACTTCATCGTGGGGTCCATGCACTCGGTGGGCGGCCAGGCCCTGATGGCGCTGCGCTCGTGGCACCCCAAGGCCGACGTCTCCACGATCGTGCCGCTCCTCGACGAGCCGGTGACCTCCTTCCAGCAGAGCGCGGTGGTCACCGAGCAGGGGGTGGCGCCGCTGTGGGGCCACAGCCAGCACGACCAGGCCCGGTTCCTCATCGACCAGGCCGCGCACCCCGACGTCCGCGAGGAGCTGTGGGAGGAGGCCGCCGCCCTCGGCCTGGCCTGA